One Gossypium raimondii isolate GPD5lz chromosome 3, ASM2569854v1, whole genome shotgun sequence genomic window carries:
- the LOC105795771 gene encoding uncharacterized protein LOC105795771, with protein sequence MSTRGTCDRGIRGYVGDDVLSQAMLRVLERVAEPHSRFGGRRSVTKRLQSNGAELFRGGTGVAPIVVENLKVQPLCFATRHISGGYRLRRGRYVRASYVDARRREFMNLTQGDRSVVEYEAEFLRLNRYARGMVTFECEKCVCFEDSLRDNLRVLITPQREREFTVLVDKRPKKRARSDGPVRVGVLVASTGIQPCSDYGRRHPGCTHSYVASTVSKNLRISVESTSSEIIVLSPLGQFVRVHRLYRNVLLVVQGVVFLANLLELLFAEFDLILGMDWLVEHRVSLDCVSKRVVLRTKDDKEVVVISERRDYLSNVIFALVVEKLVRKGCETYMAFVSVLVSGDFSIGDIRTVRDFLDVFPEELPGLPLNREVMPFGLMNTPAAFMDLINIAFQPYLDHFVVVFIDNILVYSKTKDEHDEHLRVVFHILREKQLYAKLNKYEFWLREVTFLGHVVFAEGIRVDPRKIDAMLDWKQPKNADVQQSSFEKLKAVLTQAPILIQPGSGKKFVVYIDASHIDLGCILMQDGKVVAYASRKLKTHAGNYPTHDLKLAAVRRWIELLKDYDGMIEYHPGKANVVADPSVVER encoded by the exons aTGAGCACTCGTGGAACTTGCGATCGTGGTATTCGTGGGTAtg TTGGGGACGACGTATTATCCCAAGCCATGTTGAGGGTATTAGAGAGGGTCGCTGAACCCCATTCTAGATTTGGTGGCCGTAGGTCAGTAACTAAACGACTCCAGTCCAATGGTGCTGAGCTGTTTAGGGGTGGCACTGGAGTCGCCCCTATTGTGGTCGA AAACTTAAAGGTACAGCCTCTTTGCTTCGCGACgaggcatatcagtggtggttatCGATTGAGGAGG GGGAGGTATGTGAGGGCGAGCTATGTGGATGCTCGTAGGCgtgagttcatgaatctcacGCAAGGTGATAGATCAGTGGTCGAGTATGAGGCCGAGTTTCTGAGATTGAACCGTTACGCTCGAGGCATGGTGACATTTGAGTGTGAGAAATGCGTTTGCTTTGAGGATAGCTTGAGGGATAATTTGAGGGTACTGATTACTCCACAGAGGGAGCGAGAGTTCACGGTTTTGGTAGATAAG aggcctaagaaacgGGCCAGATCTGATGGGCCTGTTAGAGTAGGGGTTCTTGTTGCTTCTACTGGGATTCAACCATGTAGTGATTATGGTAGACGTCATCCGG GTTGTACACACTCCTATGTAGCTAGTACTGTTTCCAAAAACCTAAGGATTTCTGTTGAGAGCACTTCTAGTGAAATTATTGTACTGAGTCCGTTGGGGCAGTTTGTTCGAGTTCATAGACTTTATAGGAATGTTCTGTTAGTAGTGCAAGGGGTTGTATTTCTGGCAAATCTATTGGAGTTATTGTTTGCGGAGTTCGActtaattttgggtatggattggttggttgaGCACCGAGTTAGCTTAGATTGTGTGAGTAAGAGGGTTGTTCTGAGGACTAAGGATGATAAGGAGGTGGTTGTGATCAGTGAGCGTCGAGATTATCTGTCTAACGTGATCTTCGCTCTTGTGGTTGAGAAATTGGTTCGAAAAGGGTGTGAGACGTATATGGCTTTCGTCAGTGTTTTAGTTTCAGGGGACTTTTCTATCGGAGATATTAGAACAGTGAGGGattttttggatgtttttcCTGAGGAGTTACCAGGTTTACCTCTAAATCGGGAAG ttatgccttttggtctgATGAATACTCCGGCTGCATTCATGGATCTGATCAATATAGCCTTTCAGCCATATCTGGATCATTTCGTCGTGGTCTTCATCGACAATATTCTAGTTTACTCTAAGACcaaggatgagcatgatgaacaTCTTAGAGTAGTGTTTCATATACTCCGAGAGAAACAACTCTATGCTAAGTTGAACAAGTATGAGTTCTGGTTGCGAGAGGTAACTTTTTTAGGGCACGTGGTTTTTGCTGAGGGGATCCGAGTTGATCCGAGAAAGATTGACGCTATGCTTGATTGGAAACAACCTAAGAAT GCTGATGTTCAACAATCAAGTTTCGAGAAGCTCAAGGCTGTTCTGACTCAGGCCCCTATTCTGATACAGCCTGGATCTGGTAAAAAATTTGTGGTATACATTGATGCGTCACACATCGATTTGGGATGCatactgatgcaagatggtaaggttgtggcttatgcaTCCCGTAAGCTTAAGACACATGCGgggaattatccgacgcatgatctcAAGCTAGCTGCTGTG CGCCGCTGGATTGAGCTGCTCAAAGATTATGACGGCAtgatagagtatcatcctggtaaggccaatgtggtggccgatCCCTCAGTCGTAGAGCGATGA